A single region of the Arthrobacter sp. PAMC25564 genome encodes:
- the trxB gene encoding thioredoxin-disulfide reductase produces the protein MIIIGSGPAGYTAAIYAARAGLAPLVIAGAVTAGGALMNTTEVENFPGFPGGVQGPELMDGLQQQAEKFGARVVFDDVTEVTLTGHLKRMVTAAGETHEAPAVILATGSAYKELGLPEEKKFSGHGVSWCATCDGFFFRDQDIIVVGGGDSAMEEATFLTRFGKSVTVVVRKGELRASRIMAQRAKDNPKISFAWNSAVTAIHGDGKVTGVTLQDTRTGETREQAATGIFVAIGHVPRTELLHGQVDLDAEGYIRVDVPATVTNLSGVFACGDAVDHRYRQAITAAGTGCAAALDAERYLAALDDADSIATALVEAPTHG, from the coding sequence CTGATCATCATCGGATCCGGCCCCGCCGGCTACACCGCGGCGATCTACGCCGCCCGTGCAGGCCTGGCACCCCTCGTGATCGCCGGAGCCGTCACCGCCGGCGGCGCCCTGATGAACACCACCGAGGTGGAAAACTTCCCCGGCTTCCCGGGCGGTGTCCAGGGACCCGAGCTGATGGACGGGCTCCAGCAGCAGGCCGAGAAATTCGGCGCGCGGGTGGTGTTCGACGACGTCACGGAGGTCACGCTGACCGGGCACCTCAAGCGCATGGTTACCGCAGCCGGCGAGACCCACGAGGCGCCCGCCGTCATCCTCGCCACCGGCTCCGCCTACAAGGAACTCGGGCTGCCCGAGGAGAAGAAGTTCAGCGGACATGGTGTCTCCTGGTGCGCCACCTGCGACGGCTTCTTCTTCCGCGACCAGGACATCATCGTCGTCGGCGGCGGGGACTCCGCGATGGAGGAAGCGACGTTCCTGACCCGCTTCGGGAAGTCCGTCACCGTCGTGGTGCGCAAGGGTGAGCTCCGGGCCTCCCGGATCATGGCCCAGCGGGCCAAGGACAATCCCAAGATCAGCTTCGCCTGGAACTCCGCGGTCACGGCGATCCACGGCGATGGCAAGGTCACCGGCGTGACGCTGCAGGACACCCGCACGGGCGAAACCCGGGAGCAGGCCGCCACCGGCATCTTCGTCGCGATCGGCCACGTGCCGCGCACCGAACTGCTGCACGGCCAGGTGGACCTCGACGCCGAGGGCTACATCAGGGTGGACGTCCCCGCCACGGTCACCAACCTCTCCGGCGTCTTTGCCTGCGGGGATGCCGTGGACCACCGCTACCGCCAGGCGATCACGGCCGCCGGCACCGGATGCGCCGCCGCACTGGACGCCGAACGCTACCTCGCCGCGCTGGACGACGCCGACAGCATCGCCACCGCCCTGGTCGAAGCCCCCACCCACGGCTGA
- the arsD gene encoding arsenite efflux transporter metallochaperone ArsD → MPVIRIYESALCCDTGVCGPDVDQSLVDVTADVRHLQGLGADIARHNLASEPTAFAEDETVRGFMHLVGSKGLPLTIVDGVTVATGTYPNREQLLTFAGLGEAAEEPTSRPELGLTEKQSAGCCGGSTSCC, encoded by the coding sequence ATGCCTGTTATCCGAATCTACGAATCCGCCCTCTGCTGCGACACCGGCGTCTGCGGCCCCGACGTGGACCAGTCCTTGGTGGACGTGACCGCGGATGTGCGGCACCTCCAGGGCCTCGGTGCCGACATCGCCCGCCACAACCTGGCCAGCGAACCGACCGCTTTCGCGGAGGACGAGACGGTTCGTGGGTTCATGCACCTGGTCGGCTCCAAAGGCCTTCCACTCACTATCGTCGACGGCGTCACGGTCGCCACCGGCACCTACCCGAACAGGGAGCAGTTGCTGACTTTCGCCGGACTCGGTGAAGCTGCGGAGGAGCCGACGTCGCGCCCGGAGCTGGGCCTCACCGAAAAGCAGTCCGCCGGCTGCTGCGGCGGCTCGACGAGCTGCTGCTAG
- a CDS encoding MIP/aquaporin family protein, which yields MTSNQPPLWRRAIAELLGTGLLVTIVVGSGIAAQQLSPGDVGLQLLQNSTATVLGLTVLILVLGPVSGAHFNPVVSLTDWILGRRSGSGLTLPELGTYVVAQTVGAVSGSVLANAMFEVGTSISARERATTGHLLGEVVATAGLILLIFALAATSRGVLAAPAVGAYIGAAYWFTSSTSFANPAVTVGRIFSDTFAGIAPASVPGFVVAQLIGAAVGLGLLLVLFPSAARAADDVVLPHSSQTARS from the coding sequence ATGACTTCCAACCAACCGCCGCTATGGCGTCGTGCTATCGCTGAACTGCTCGGCACCGGCTTGCTCGTGACCATCGTCGTCGGCTCCGGGATCGCCGCGCAGCAGCTCTCCCCGGGTGACGTTGGCCTGCAGTTGCTGCAGAACAGCACCGCCACGGTCCTGGGCCTGACGGTGCTGATTCTGGTACTCGGGCCCGTGAGCGGCGCACATTTTAATCCGGTGGTCTCCCTCACCGACTGGATCCTGGGCCGACGCAGCGGCTCCGGGCTCACCCTGCCCGAGCTTGGCACCTATGTGGTTGCCCAGACCGTGGGTGCGGTCAGTGGCAGCGTGCTCGCGAACGCCATGTTTGAGGTGGGCACCTCCATCTCCGCCAGGGAGCGCGCAACCACGGGGCATCTGCTCGGTGAGGTTGTCGCGACCGCCGGGCTCATCCTGCTGATCTTCGCCCTGGCCGCCACCTCCCGCGGCGTCCTCGCCGCGCCGGCGGTGGGCGCCTACATCGGAGCCGCGTACTGGTTCACGTCCTCGACATCGTTCGCGAACCCGGCCGTGACAGTCGGCCGCATTTTCAGTGACACCTTCGCCGGCATCGCACCGGCTTCCGTTCCCGGCTTCGTCGTGGCGCAGCTGATCGGCGCGGCAGTAGGCCTTGGCCTCCTCCTCGTCCTGTTCCCGTCTGCGGCCCGCGCCGCGGACGACGTCGTTCTCCCGCACAGTTCCCAGACGGCCCGCTCATAG
- a CDS encoding class E sortase, translating into MVQVAGELLITAGVILLLFVAWQLWWTNVESDAKQRDVIKDFAQDLKTVPAAPSTAASADSSAAYGPATVAAEPAAGGTIGILYVPRFGADYTRPIVQGTTAGVLDSLGIGHYAGTAMPGAVGNFAVAGHRQTHGAVLDNIDSLVPGDRIYVQTKDGYYVYEFRNSEIVLPSRTDVLLPVPTQPAATPKESYLTMTSCNPRFGSQERIIAYSLLERWQPASAGPPPEISAQVARTTGQG; encoded by the coding sequence ATGGTCCAGGTGGCCGGCGAGCTGCTTATCACCGCAGGGGTGATCCTGCTGCTCTTCGTCGCCTGGCAGCTGTGGTGGACCAACGTGGAATCCGACGCCAAACAGCGCGACGTCATCAAGGACTTCGCGCAGGATCTGAAGACCGTGCCGGCGGCGCCGTCGACTGCCGCCTCCGCTGACTCCTCCGCCGCCTACGGCCCGGCCACTGTCGCTGCCGAACCCGCCGCCGGCGGGACGATCGGCATACTCTATGTCCCGCGTTTCGGTGCGGACTACACGCGCCCCATCGTCCAGGGAACAACTGCCGGCGTGCTGGATTCGCTGGGCATCGGCCACTACGCGGGCACGGCGATGCCCGGCGCGGTGGGGAATTTCGCGGTGGCCGGGCACCGGCAGACGCACGGCGCCGTGCTGGATAACATTGATTCCCTGGTGCCCGGGGACAGGATCTACGTCCAGACGAAGGACGGCTACTACGTCTACGAATTCCGGAACAGCGAGATCGTTCTGCCCTCCCGAACGGATGTGCTGCTGCCGGTCCCGACCCAGCCGGCGGCAACACCGAAGGAAAGTTACCTCACGATGACCAGCTGCAACCCGCGCTTCGGCTCCCAGGAACGCATTATCGCGTACTCGCTGCTGGAACGGTGGCAACCCGCATCGGCGGGGCCGCCGCCGGAGATCTCCGCCCAAGTGGCCCGCACCACCGGGCAGGGCTGA
- a CDS encoding helix-turn-helix domain-containing protein, whose amino-acid sequence MSIETIDGFRARVAKHAALADPARLRIVDLLTLGDFSPTELQAELEMPSNLVSHHLRVLEVAGLATRHRSEADRRRSYLRLAAGALEGLVPGAEHGARRVLFVCTKNSARSQLAAALWQQVSEIPSTSAGTHPAERIARGAIEVARRHGVDLADLPPRRLDQVAGEGDFVVTVCDNAHEELVGLGGVHWSVPDPLRLGTEEAFDKAFNDIAHRINDLAPRVLAA is encoded by the coding sequence ATGAGTATTGAGACAATTGACGGATTTCGGGCGAGGGTGGCCAAGCACGCGGCCCTCGCCGATCCTGCGCGGCTGCGCATCGTTGACCTGCTGACCCTGGGGGACTTCTCCCCGACCGAACTGCAGGCCGAACTGGAGATGCCGTCGAACCTGGTGTCCCACCACCTGCGCGTGCTGGAAGTGGCGGGGCTGGCAACCCGCCACCGCTCTGAAGCCGACAGGCGCCGCAGCTATCTGCGGCTTGCAGCCGGCGCCCTGGAGGGACTGGTGCCGGGGGCTGAACACGGGGCCCGCCGTGTCCTGTTCGTCTGCACAAAAAACAGTGCACGGTCCCAGCTGGCCGCCGCGCTCTGGCAGCAGGTCAGCGAAATCCCGTCCACGTCGGCGGGAACACACCCCGCGGAGCGCATCGCCCGGGGCGCCATCGAGGTCGCCCGCCGTCACGGCGTGGACCTTGCAGACCTTCCTCCGCGCAGGCTGGACCAGGTGGCCGGGGAGGGGGACTTCGTCGTGACCGTGTGCGACAACGCCCATGAGGAGCTGGTGGGATTGGGCGGAGTGCACTGGTCGGTGCCGGATCCGCTGCGACTGGGCACCGAGGAAGCCTTCGACAAGGCCTTCAATGACATCGCCCACCGCATCAATGACCTTGCACCGCGCGTGCTTGCTGCCTGA
- a CDS encoding arsenate reductase ArsC — MSTENAKKPSVLFVCVHNAGRSQMAAAFLTTLGEGRIEVRSAGSQPADKVNPAAVAAMAELGIDMSAEIPKVLTTEAVKESDVVITMGCGDACPIFPGKRYEDWELEDPAGQGVDAVRPIRDDIKARIEDLIASLTPAAK; from the coding sequence GTGAGCACCGAAAACGCCAAGAAGCCCTCCGTCCTCTTCGTCTGCGTCCACAACGCCGGCCGCTCCCAGATGGCAGCCGCGTTCCTCACCACCCTCGGCGAGGGGCGGATCGAGGTCCGCTCCGCCGGCTCCCAGCCCGCGGACAAGGTCAACCCGGCCGCCGTGGCGGCCATGGCCGAACTGGGCATCGACATGTCCGCCGAGATCCCCAAGGTCCTCACCACCGAGGCCGTGAAGGAATCCGATGTAGTCATCACGATGGGCTGCGGCGATGCCTGCCCGATCTTCCCGGGCAAGCGTTACGAGGACTGGGAACTCGAAGACCCCGCCGGCCAGGGCGTGGACGCCGTCCGCCCGATCCGCGACGACATCAAGGCCCGCATCGAGGACCTCATCGCATCCCTGACTCCCGCCGCCAAGTGA
- a CDS encoding GNAT family N-acetyltransferase encodes MQESDWSEVQRIYREGIATGQATFEAGAPDWRRFDDSRLTAHRLVAQAPTGRILGWAAVSAVSARPVYSGVVEHSIYVSEAARGRRIGSVLLRSLIASTEEDGIWTIQASIFPENEPSLKLHLAHGFRVVGRREKIARMPHGPAAGQWRDTVLIERRTPAF; translated from the coding sequence ATGCAGGAATCAGATTGGTCCGAGGTCCAACGGATCTACCGCGAGGGAATCGCGACCGGGCAGGCAACCTTCGAGGCCGGTGCGCCGGACTGGCGCCGTTTCGACGATTCGAGGCTCACCGCCCACCGCCTGGTGGCGCAGGCGCCCACCGGCCGGATTCTTGGCTGGGCAGCTGTCTCTGCCGTTTCCGCCCGCCCGGTGTACTCCGGCGTCGTCGAACACTCCATCTACGTTTCCGAGGCAGCCCGCGGCCGGCGGATAGGGTCAGTCCTCCTCCGGTCCCTGATCGCCTCGACGGAAGAAGACGGCATTTGGACCATCCAGGCCAGCATCTTTCCTGAGAACGAGCCGAGCTTGAAGCTGCACCTCGCACACGGTTTCAGGGTTGTAGGGCGACGGGAAAAGATTGCCCGGATGCCCCACGGCCCTGCTGCCGGCCAATGGCGGGACACCGTCCTGATCGAGCGGCGGACCCCGGCCTTTTAG
- a CDS encoding aminodeoxychorismate/anthranilate synthase component II, with protein sequence MSTTKILVVDNYDSFVYTLVGYLQELGAETTVVRNDDVTLAEAIELAEARDGVLISPGPGTPAAAGVCIELIKWCGNNNKPMLGVCLGHQALAEAYGGTVTHAPELMHGKTSLVEHSGTSVFAGLPSPITATRYHSLAAVRESIPEVLEITAETATGVVMGLQHRTAPLCGVQFHPESVLTEGGYQMLGNWLESLGMEGAAQRASALSPLIKH encoded by the coding sequence ATGAGCACAACCAAGATCCTCGTCGTAGACAACTACGACAGCTTTGTCTACACCCTGGTGGGTTACCTCCAGGAACTCGGCGCGGAAACGACCGTGGTCCGGAACGACGACGTCACCCTGGCGGAGGCCATCGAGTTGGCGGAGGCGCGCGACGGCGTGCTCATCTCGCCCGGGCCGGGAACGCCCGCCGCCGCGGGGGTCTGCATCGAACTGATCAAGTGGTGCGGCAACAACAACAAGCCCATGCTGGGCGTGTGCCTCGGCCACCAGGCGCTGGCGGAGGCCTACGGCGGAACGGTGACGCACGCCCCGGAGCTTATGCACGGCAAGACCTCACTCGTGGAGCACAGCGGAACCAGCGTGTTCGCCGGTCTTCCCTCTCCGATCACGGCCACCCGCTACCACTCCCTGGCGGCCGTCAGGGAGAGTATCCCTGAGGTCCTGGAAATCACCGCCGAAACGGCTACCGGCGTCGTCATGGGGCTGCAGCACCGCACCGCGCCGCTCTGCGGCGTCCAGTTCCACCCTGAATCCGTGCTCACCGAGGGCGGTTACCAGATGCTGGGGAACTGGCTGGAGTCCTTGGGTATGGAGGGCGCCGCGCAGCGGGCCTCGGCATTGAGCCCGCTGATCAAGCACTGA
- the arsA gene encoding arsenical pump-driving ATPase has product MKFLENTPRFLFFTGKGGVGKTSVACAAALTLAKAGGKVLLVSTDPASNVGQVFGVTIGNTVTPIQDAPGLSALEIDPEQAAEAYRERIIAPVRGLLPEAELAGIAESLSGSCTTEIASFDEFTNLLADDTAYGEYEHIVFDTAPTGHTIRLLQLPGSWTGFLETGKGDPSCLGPLSGLEKHKQVYAKAVQALTDPARTRLVLVSRAQTSSLSEIERTYLELNQIGIGGGYVVVNGVLPEAAGEEELAQALRAREAAAIAAIPETVAGLPRDVLDLKPGNMVGIPALESLFVATSAADITADAALVPEVEDAPLAALVDEVELDGHGLVMCMGKGGVGKTTVAAAIAAALAKRGHAVHLTTTDPAAHLTETLHGSIPGLTVSRIDPEAAIQEYRSHVMETKGRSLDDAGRSALAEDLMSPCTDEVAVFRQFSRVVQESRRHFVVIDTAPTGHTLLLLDATGSYHREISRQVGDTMGFVTPLMRLQDPAQTKVVLVTLAETTPVLEAEELKSDLERAGIHPWAWVINNSIAAAHPRTPFLRARAGSEIEQITKVHTLTDRVALIPLLPDEPVGEEKLSALTALSSQPA; this is encoded by the coding sequence GTGAAGTTCCTCGAGAACACGCCCCGGTTCCTGTTCTTCACCGGCAAGGGTGGTGTGGGCAAGACCTCCGTGGCGTGTGCGGCAGCGCTCACCCTTGCGAAGGCCGGTGGAAAGGTTTTGCTGGTCAGCACCGACCCTGCGTCCAATGTCGGGCAGGTCTTCGGCGTGACCATCGGGAACACCGTCACTCCGATCCAGGATGCGCCGGGTCTTTCCGCGCTGGAAATCGATCCGGAACAGGCTGCCGAGGCCTACCGGGAACGGATCATCGCGCCGGTTCGTGGTCTCCTGCCCGAGGCTGAACTGGCCGGCATCGCCGAGAGCCTTTCAGGGTCCTGCACCACGGAGATCGCCTCCTTCGATGAGTTCACCAACCTGCTCGCGGACGACACGGCCTACGGGGAGTATGAGCACATCGTCTTCGATACCGCCCCGACCGGCCACACGATCCGTCTGCTGCAGCTGCCTGGCTCGTGGACCGGCTTCCTCGAGACGGGCAAGGGGGATCCGTCCTGCCTCGGCCCCCTGTCAGGGCTCGAGAAGCACAAGCAGGTGTACGCCAAAGCCGTCCAGGCCCTCACGGACCCGGCCCGGACCAGGCTTGTCCTGGTCAGCCGGGCCCAGACCTCGTCACTGAGTGAGATTGAGCGGACGTATCTGGAACTCAACCAGATCGGCATCGGAGGCGGTTACGTCGTCGTCAACGGCGTCCTGCCGGAAGCCGCCGGTGAGGAGGAACTGGCGCAGGCCCTGCGCGCCCGGGAGGCTGCGGCCATCGCTGCCATTCCCGAGACGGTCGCCGGTCTTCCACGCGATGTCCTGGATCTGAAACCGGGCAACATGGTCGGCATTCCCGCACTTGAGTCCCTGTTCGTGGCCACTTCCGCCGCCGACATCACGGCTGACGCAGCACTGGTCCCCGAGGTTGAGGACGCCCCGCTGGCGGCACTTGTGGATGAAGTGGAACTCGACGGCCACGGCCTCGTGATGTGCATGGGCAAGGGCGGCGTCGGCAAGACCACCGTCGCTGCCGCCATCGCGGCTGCCCTGGCCAAACGGGGGCATGCGGTCCACCTGACCACGACTGATCCCGCCGCGCACCTCACCGAGACACTGCACGGTTCCATCCCGGGCCTGACAGTTTCACGCATCGATCCGGAAGCGGCGATCCAGGAATATCGAAGCCATGTAATGGAGACCAAGGGCCGGAGCCTGGACGATGCAGGACGCTCGGCCCTGGCTGAGGACCTGATGTCCCCGTGCACCGACGAGGTGGCCGTGTTCCGGCAGTTCTCCAGGGTGGTCCAGGAATCCCGCCGGCACTTCGTGGTGATTGACACGGCACCGACCGGCCACACCCTGTTGCTCCTGGACGCCACGGGTTCGTACCACCGGGAGATCTCCCGCCAGGTCGGCGACACGATGGGGTTCGTGACACCGCTCATGCGGCTGCAGGACCCGGCGCAGACGAAGGTTGTCCTCGTCACGCTGGCCGAAACGACACCCGTGCTGGAAGCCGAAGAGCTGAAGAGTGACCTGGAACGGGCCGGGATCCACCCGTGGGCCTGGGTCATCAACAACTCGATCGCCGCCGCACACCCGCGGACGCCGTTCCTGCGGGCCCGCGCCGGGAGCGAAATCGAACAGATCACGAAGGTGCACACCCTGACGGACAGGGTAGCCCTCATACCGCTGCTGCCCGACGAACCCGTCGGTGAAGAGAAGCTATCGGCACTGACCGCCCTCAGCTCCCAGCCTGCCTGA
- a CDS encoding low molecular weight phosphatase family protein — protein MTQQTTGISKTPAVLFVCSKNGGKSQLAAGLMNQLAGGAVTVYSAGTKPGQSLNPQAVESLTDLGIDITGEHPKPVTDEVLNAVDVVVILGTEAKVEPRMGKRFEIWETDEPSERGIEGMERMRLVRDDIKARVQKLYVELAGN, from the coding sequence ATGACCCAGCAAACCACGGGCATATCGAAGACCCCGGCCGTGCTCTTCGTCTGCAGCAAGAACGGCGGGAAATCGCAGCTCGCCGCCGGACTGATGAACCAGCTCGCCGGCGGGGCCGTCACGGTCTACTCCGCCGGCACCAAACCTGGCCAATCCCTCAATCCCCAGGCAGTGGAGTCCTTGACCGACCTCGGTATCGACATCACCGGCGAACATCCCAAGCCCGTTACCGACGAAGTACTGAACGCGGTCGACGTGGTGGTCATTCTCGGGACCGAAGCGAAAGTCGAACCCCGGATGGGAAAACGATTCGAGATATGGGAGACCGACGAACCCTCCGAGCGCGGCATCGAAGGCATGGAACGCATGCGCCTGGTCCGGGATGACATCAAGGCCCGGGTCCAGAAGCTCTACGTGGAGCTCGCCGGGAACTAG
- a CDS encoding arsenate reductase ArsC produces MTDHPEYGLGLQDNTELLHRISARLADRFSGVFAAETVERYVFESYTALARTAKIKAFLPATTEHFANDRLHALAKSKGAVTSDVPEVLFVCVQNAGRSQMAAALLNVEAKGRIRVRSAGSLPAAQLDPAVMTVMSEMGLDLSKEYPKPLTDDVVRASDVVITMGCGDSCPIYPGKRYEDWDLMDPSGQSLETVREIRDQIHTKVKTLVSSLLTKETTLP; encoded by the coding sequence ATGACTGACCACCCTGAATACGGCCTGGGCCTGCAGGACAACACCGAACTCCTGCACCGGATCAGTGCCCGCCTGGCCGACCGGTTCTCCGGCGTGTTCGCCGCAGAGACCGTCGAACGCTACGTCTTCGAGTCCTACACGGCGCTGGCTCGGACCGCGAAGATCAAGGCCTTCCTGCCCGCCACCACAGAGCATTTCGCCAACGACCGCCTCCATGCCCTGGCCAAGTCCAAGGGTGCCGTCACCAGCGACGTCCCGGAGGTGTTGTTCGTCTGCGTGCAGAACGCCGGACGCTCCCAGATGGCCGCGGCACTCCTGAACGTCGAGGCCAAGGGCCGGATCCGGGTCCGGTCCGCCGGATCCTTGCCGGCCGCCCAGCTCGACCCGGCCGTCATGACCGTGATGTCCGAAATGGGATTGGATCTGTCCAAGGAATACCCCAAGCCCCTCACCGACGACGTCGTTCGCGCCTCTGACGTGGTCATCACCATGGGCTGCGGGGATTCCTGCCCGATCTACCCCGGCAAGCGCTACGAGGACTGGGACCTGATGGACCCGTCGGGACAAAGCCTCGAAACGGTCCGGGAGATCCGGGACCAGATCCACACCAAGGTCAAGACACTGGTCTCCTCCCTGCTCACGAAGGAAACAACGCTCCCATGA
- a CDS encoding metalloregulator ArsR/SmtB family transcription factor has product MNSLPILEPATDEACCTPAGMPALGAEEAKQKALVFKALADPNRLRLLSIVKAEASGESCVCDLTEPLDLGQPTVSHHLKILVDAGLLHREKRGTWAYYSLVPGALEQTAGLLATL; this is encoded by the coding sequence ATGAACTCGCTGCCTATCCTCGAGCCGGCCACGGATGAAGCCTGCTGCACCCCGGCAGGAATGCCTGCCCTGGGCGCCGAGGAGGCGAAGCAGAAAGCCCTGGTCTTCAAGGCTCTGGCCGATCCGAACCGTCTGCGGCTGCTCTCCATCGTCAAGGCGGAAGCCTCTGGTGAATCCTGCGTGTGCGACCTGACCGAACCGCTGGATCTGGGCCAGCCCACGGTCTCCCACCACCTGAAGATCCTGGTCGACGCGGGACTGCTGCACCGCGAAAAGCGCGGTACGTGGGCCTATTACTCCCTGGTTCCCGGCGCCCTGGAACAGACGGCCGGACTCCTGGCCACCCTGTGA